The nucleotide sequence ATGATCACCAAGCTGCGAACGCAGTATGCCGACATCGCAAAGAACGAAGCCGACCTTTCGAGCAAGTACGGCACGCGCCACCCCCTCGTTGCCAATGTGCGGGCGCAGTTGAAGGACACCCAGCGCCTCATCGACGAGGAAATCCGCCGCATTCTCGACAGCACGCAGCATGACTACGACGTCGCCAAGTCTCGCGAAGCATCGTTGCAGCAGAGCCTCGATCAGGTTCGGGGCGTGTCGAGTTCCTCCGGGCAAGCTTTGGTCCGGCTTCACGAGTTGCAACGCGAGGCCGAGGCCAACCGAACGCTCTATGAATCCTATCTGGCCCGATACAAGGAGACGTCCGCGCAGGAAAGTCTCGAAATGCCTGACTCCCGCGTGGTGACGAAGGCGAGCATCCCGATCAGGCCTTCTTCGCCCAAGAGCATGCTGATTCTTGGCCTGGCCCTGATGATCGGAGTTGGCGGTGGGTGTATTGTCGCATTCCTTGCCGATTACCTCGACGGCCGCATCAAAACGCTTGAGCAGGCGGAATCGGTTTCCGGTGTTCCGGCACTCGCCGCGGTTCCGTTGATCGGTACGCGCGAACTTGCTGCCCGCGCAAAACGCGGAAGGGACGAACTCGGTCGCTACGATCCGCGGACAGTGCGACTGTTGCCGCCCGCGCTGCAGCCGCCCTTGATGCGCTATGCCATCGACGAACCGGGCACCTTCTTCGCGGAGGCGATCCGCGCCGTTCGCCTCGCGATTCAGCGCACAATGCGGATCCAGCCGCTAAAGGTCGTGCTGGTGACATCGGCGCTCGATAACGAGGGCAAGACAACGCTTGCCGCAAATCTAGCCCTGTCGCTGGCAACGCTCGGCATCAAGACTCTTCTGATCGATGGAGATCTTCGCAATCCCCAATTGACGCGCGCGCTTTCGCCGCACGCCAACGCGGGATTGATGGAGGTCGCGACGGGCGAGGTCTCGCTGGACCGAGCCATCCTGCTGGACCGGAGCTCCGGTCTTTCGATCCTGCCATCACCGGCTGTGAAGGACGTCGATGTCATCACCGAGCTGATGTTCTCCGAACGGATCGTCGACATTCTCGATCATCTGCGCCAGCACTATGAGCTGATCATCATCGACTCACCGCCGCTGGTGCCACTGGTTGACGGCCGCGCGCTGGCCGAAATTTCCGATCGCATTATTCTTGCCATGGGATGGGATCAAACTCCTCAGGAGGTCATCACGCACACCGTCAATCTGCTGTCTCCTGTCTATGACAAAATTCTGGGCACGGTGTTGACGCGAGTCGATCTCAGCCGGCTGAGATTCTACGACTACTATCGCAGTTCGGCGTATCTCAAGCCGTACGGAAGCGTCGCGCTGAAGCCCGGACCTGCGGAATGAAAGCGCGCGAACCGATGGCTCGGATCGCAACCGCGATTCCAGTGAACGGCCCGTACCCACCGTACCGCGGCGGGGCAACCGTCAGAGCCGGCTTCCCGCGATCGCCTTCCGCGCCGGGCCG is from Afipia massiliensis and encodes:
- a CDS encoding GumC family protein; the protein is MLQRSSDYELQALDGPAGAATGRWQQPTVDLREMARILRRRWRMVAAAPLSLIVLALMYLTAVSTLYTATSTVLVDPRRANVVDTSQTVLSNFGTDDATIESQALLIQSVAILQRVVDKLKLTADPEFRPKPGLLDPVRRLFSSSGPASGASPEDAAKARSVEILQRRMKVTRQGTTFLVDISVSSEEPRKSAAIANAIAESYFEEQVRAKYDATKIAASWLNGQIEGLKTRVVASEQAVEDFRAANNLSVAQGVTVNDQQITDLNNKLIAARAQTAEARAKYDQVQRLAKSGSDPGGINAAITSEMITKLRTQYADIAKNEADLSSKYGTRHPLVANVRAQLKDTQRLIDEEIRRILDSTQHDYDVAKSREASLQQSLDQVRGVSSSSGQALVRLHELQREAEANRTLYESYLARYKETSAQESLEMPDSRVVTKASIPIRPSSPKSMLILGLALMIGVGGGCIVAFLADYLDGRIKTLEQAESVSGVPALAAVPLIGTRELAARAKRGRDELGRYDPRTVRLLPPALQPPLMRYAIDEPGTFFAEAIRAVRLAIQRTMRIQPLKVVLVTSALDNEGKTTLAANLALSLATLGIKTLLIDGDLRNPQLTRALSPHANAGLMEVATGEVSLDRAILLDRSSGLSILPSPAVKDVDVITELMFSERIVDILDHLRQHYELIIIDSPPLVPLVDGRALAEISDRIILAMGWDQTPQEVITHTVNLLSPVYDKILGTVLTRVDLSRLRFYDYYRSSAYLKPYGSVALKPGPAE